In Aliiglaciecola sp. LCG003, a genomic segment contains:
- a CDS encoding class I SAM-dependent DNA methyltransferase — protein MITGQLKSKIDKLWEEFWTGGITNPLTVIEQITFLMYARMLDMNEQADEKRFARTKKPFTRRFNDNEQHLRWQNLRHLGAEELYKVVKDELFPYFSKANDDESTEGAIFNEFMKDAQLMIQKQSLLVKAVEMVNDLPLENSDTKGDLYEYLLSKLTTAGINGQFRTPRHIIRAMVEMMDPDKNSRICDPSTGTGGFLSVSYEYLLEKYTSPEGIEREPLFDIDGKPLLDINGKQLENVLYSGDLIGEDARKHIDTDMFHGFDFDATMLRVAAMNLVMHGIKQPDIHYQDTLSQSFLEKFPNEAKSGMEIILANPPFKGSLDEEDVCPELLRKVKTKKTELLFVALIERMLRVGGRSATIVPDGVLFGSSNAHQQLRQLLVDNNQLEAVISLPSGVFKPYAGVSTAILIFTKGGTTDHVWFYDVQADGFSLDDKRTPIKDNDLPDLVAQFKARDKAEAETEANNKTQKAFWVSKDDITSNKYDLSINRYKEVVYEEEQYDPPADILKKLVKLENDILKDLKELEGML, from the coding sequence ATGATCACAGGTCAGCTTAAAAGCAAAATAGACAAACTTTGGGAAGAATTTTGGACGGGCGGTATTACTAACCCGCTAACGGTAATCGAGCAAATTACCTTTTTAATGTACGCCCGTATGCTTGATATGAATGAGCAAGCCGATGAAAAGCGTTTCGCCAGAACGAAAAAGCCGTTTACCCGACGTTTTAATGACAACGAGCAGCATTTGCGTTGGCAAAACTTGCGTCATTTAGGCGCTGAAGAGCTTTATAAAGTGGTTAAGGACGAGCTATTCCCATATTTCTCTAAAGCCAATGACGATGAATCAACCGAAGGCGCTATTTTTAACGAGTTTATGAAAGACGCACAGTTGATGATCCAAAAACAATCGCTATTAGTGAAAGCGGTAGAGATGGTTAACGACTTACCATTAGAAAACTCTGATACCAAAGGTGACTTATACGAATATCTATTAAGTAAGTTAACCACGGCAGGTATTAACGGCCAGTTTAGAACGCCACGTCACATTATTCGTGCAATGGTGGAAATGATGGACCCTGATAAAAACAGCCGTATTTGCGACCCATCAACGGGCACAGGTGGCTTCTTATCAGTGTCTTACGAATATTTACTTGAAAAATACACCTCACCAGAAGGTATAGAACGCGAGCCGCTATTTGATATCGATGGCAAGCCGCTGCTCGACATCAACGGTAAACAGCTTGAAAACGTCTTGTATTCAGGCGATTTAATTGGTGAAGACGCTCGCAAGCACATCGATACCGATATGTTCCACGGCTTTGATTTTGATGCCACCATGTTACGTGTTGCTGCAATGAACCTAGTGATGCATGGTATTAAACAGCCCGATATTCACTACCAAGATACCTTAAGCCAATCTTTCTTAGAGAAGTTTCCAAATGAAGCAAAATCCGGCATGGAAATTATTCTCGCCAATCCGCCGTTCAAAGGCTCACTAGATGAAGAAGACGTTTGCCCAGAGTTACTGCGTAAAGTAAAAACAAAAAAAACCGAACTTCTGTTTGTTGCGCTAATTGAGCGTATGTTACGTGTGGGTGGTCGCTCAGCGACTATCGTGCCAGATGGCGTATTATTTGGCTCGTCTAATGCGCACCAACAATTGCGACAATTGCTGGTGGATAATAACCAGCTTGAGGCGGTAATTTCACTGCCAAGCGGGGTATTTAAACCTTATGCGGGTGTATCAACCGCAATTTTAATCTTCACCAAAGGCGGTACTACCGACCATGTATGGTTTTATGACGTACAAGCCGATGGCTTCTCGCTAGACGACAAACGCACACCAATCAAAGACAACGACCTGCCTGATTTAGTTGCCCAGTTTAAAGCGCGTGATAAAGCTGAAGCAGAAACCGAAGCAAACAATAAAACCCAAAAGGCGTTTTGGGTGAGTAAAGACGATATCACCTCAAATAAATATGACCTTTCAATTAACCGCTATAAGGAAGTGGTTTATGAGGAAGAGCAATACGATCCGCCAGCAGATATTCTTAAAAAACTCGTAAAGCTTGAAAATGATATTCTAAAAGATTTGAAAGAGCTGGAGGGGATGCTGTGA
- a CDS encoding restriction endonuclease subunit S: protein MSWPLVKLGDLVVIKGGGTPSKKVEEYWNGDIPWASVKDLKSNEISITADTITELGVKNSATNLIPAGTILTATRMALGKFVINSVDMAINQDLKALFIKDVSKVERNYLVRYLSSKAKYIEGEGKGATVKGITLDFLKELKIPLPPLEEQKRIAAILDKADSVRRKRQQAIDLADDFLRSVFLDMFGDPVTNPKGWEVKSLKDIARIQIGPFGTQLHKEDYIENGIPLINPTHIVKGEIIPKANLTISDEKHASLSEYHLKTGDIVMGRRGEMGRCAIVNSKEEGWMCGTGSLFIRPKQTGVFSEYLNKLLSSQAIKNHLESESQGATMPNLNKTIVGNIKIPVPSDEVLEQFTVIKETFLKTKSSVIDSLNEPLFESLSQKAFAGEL from the coding sequence GTGAGTTGGCCTTTAGTTAAACTTGGTGATTTAGTTGTTATCAAAGGTGGCGGAACACCCAGCAAAAAAGTCGAGGAATATTGGAATGGTGATATTCCTTGGGCTTCAGTTAAAGACTTAAAGAGTAATGAGATTAGTATTACTGCTGATACTATTACAGAGCTAGGTGTTAAAAATTCGGCTACTAATCTAATACCTGCTGGGACTATTCTTACTGCTACACGAATGGCTTTAGGTAAGTTTGTAATCAATTCTGTGGATATGGCTATTAACCAAGACTTGAAAGCATTGTTTATTAAAGATGTGTCCAAGGTTGAGCGAAATTATCTAGTTAGGTATTTGTCTTCCAAAGCTAAGTACATTGAAGGTGAAGGAAAGGGAGCTACTGTTAAGGGAATTACTTTGGATTTTTTAAAAGAATTAAAAATCCCACTCCCACCACTCGAAGAGCAAAAAAGAATCGCTGCGATTTTAGATAAAGCCGACAGTGTACGCCGCAAACGCCAACAAGCCATCGACCTCGCCGACGACTTCCTCCGCAGCGTCTTCCTAGATATGTTCGGCGACCCTGTAACCAACCCTAAAGGGTGGGAAGTAAAAAGCTTGAAGGACATAGCTAGAATTCAAATAGGGCCATTCGGTACGCAGCTTCATAAAGAAGACTATATAGAAAATGGTATACCACTAATTAACCCTACCCACATTGTAAAAGGGGAAATTATTCCAAAAGCGAACTTAACCATTTCAGATGAGAAACATGCTTCTCTATCAGAATATCATTTGAAAACGGGTGATATAGTTATGGGCCGCAGAGGTGAAATGGGGCGTTGTGCAATAGTAAATAGCAAAGAAGAAGGTTGGATGTGCGGAACAGGAAGTTTGTTCATTAGGCCGAAACAAACAGGCGTTTTTTCAGAGTACTTAAACAAGTTACTTTCTAGTCAAGCAATCAAAAATCATTTGGAGTCAGAATCGCAAGGCGCAACTATGCCCAACTTAAATAAAACTATAGTTGGCAATATTAAGATACCTGTACCTAGTGATGAAGTATTGGAGCAATTTACAGTAATAAAAGAGACTTTTTTGAAAACCAAAAGCTCTGTAATAGATTCTCTGAATGAGCCTTTATTTGAGTCTCTAAGCCAAAAAGCTTTCGCTGGCGAATTATAG
- a CDS encoding DUF6161 domain-containing protein has protein sequence MSEEIEQEATKLKRITIKTETGSKWFDDPDKLLAWVQQQRQLYGFHGNVSQRYQMAQLFNTFDNSWNNLQQQITDGLRRFKNDPDNYNKRVEQFSNSFSSYLTNKQLFTEEAPFAPFVQRQAKKSVELGLAALAVAFDANVSPVDRKMYQGLQQADNYFAGSEDRIKDEADSLQQLKERWDEEQTNQRDNWVNEYQLKIDEATRQNSKVDGLISDWQEQTETQTADLETHKEEFKKKFKDELANAKTDLENLTKTYDDKLALHAAVKYWGIQQDSHNDKAKLYAKALGATTVVVLLTIILFAIFGLDKPFKEVAVSRLVTAAAITTFGIWIIKIVGNIFMSHLHLATDAQERRTMIHTYLALTRKGQGPKEEDRQLILQTLFRPSTTDMVKNDQGPTQLVDLINRLSPKQ, from the coding sequence ATGTCAGAAGAAATTGAACAAGAAGCAACGAAATTAAAGCGTATTACCATTAAAACCGAAACAGGCAGTAAGTGGTTTGATGACCCGGATAAGTTGTTGGCTTGGGTTCAACAACAACGTCAGCTATATGGTTTTCACGGTAATGTTAGTCAGCGTTATCAGATGGCTCAACTATTTAACACATTTGACAACAGTTGGAATAATCTACAACAGCAAATAACTGATGGCTTGCGCCGTTTTAAAAATGACCCAGATAACTATAACAAACGAGTTGAGCAATTTAGTAATAGCTTTTCATCTTACTTAACCAATAAGCAGCTTTTTACGGAGGAAGCACCATTTGCACCGTTTGTGCAACGCCAAGCTAAAAAAAGTGTGGAATTGGGTCTCGCTGCCTTAGCGGTAGCTTTTGATGCTAATGTCTCACCTGTTGATCGCAAAATGTATCAAGGCTTGCAGCAAGCTGATAATTATTTTGCAGGTAGTGAGGACCGAATTAAAGACGAGGCAGATTCATTACAGCAATTAAAAGAGCGCTGGGATGAAGAGCAAACTAATCAGCGAGATAACTGGGTTAACGAGTATCAATTAAAAATTGATGAAGCGACACGTCAAAACTCAAAAGTTGATGGGTTAATCAGTGATTGGCAAGAACAAACTGAAACGCAAACAGCAGACTTAGAAACGCATAAAGAAGAATTTAAGAAAAAGTTCAAAGATGAACTCGCAAATGCCAAAACTGATTTAGAAAACCTGACTAAAACCTATGACGACAAATTAGCACTGCACGCAGCGGTTAAGTATTGGGGTATCCAACAAGATAGCCATAATGACAAAGCTAAGTTATACGCTAAGGCTTTAGGCGCAACGACAGTTGTTGTTCTGCTGACTATTATATTATTTGCAATTTTTGGCTTGGATAAGCCATTCAAGGAAGTAGCTGTTAGCCGCTTAGTAACCGCAGCAGCGATAACAACGTTTGGCATTTGGATTATTAAAATAGTCGGTAACATCTTTATGTCTCATCTTCATTTAGCGACAGACGCTCAAGAGCGCAGAACCATGATTCATACTTATTTAGCGCTCACTCGTAAAGGCCAAGGGCCAAAAGAAGAAGATCGACAACTTATTCTCCAAACCCTATTTAGGCCGAGCACAACCGACATGGTTAAAAATGACCAAGGCCCAACTCAACTTGTTGATTTAATTAACCGCCTATCACCAAAGCAGTAA
- a CDS encoding AAA family ATPase yields MARDYSKYQFNGQELGKNRLVLEVVKQYVVDQNPTYKELLDTFPADIQGSRGLFIEKSKYDALPEEADDKKNNRYFTKVDEVITLADREVLVTTQWGVDNIARFIKKAKSLDFEIGEPANSYDDVYWFLGASYGGDDDQTERFLRDGIWQNGTDGKYTDKVREINKGDKIAIKSAYTQTHGLPFDNKGKMSSVMDIKAIGVVTENLNDGKTLKVDWQTDFKKLTWYMYTYQPRIWKVVPNNKERRALVDFTFNGAKQDFSIFVNTDEEFNDVSITSSSDDSSLNTILYGPPGTGKTYHSIHAAVKAAEPEMFNALGIDESFGTTPEQRSELTRLYKELYNSGRIRFVTFHQSYGYEEFVEGLKASSDDGNISYDVEDGVFKKISVQAEKFLKPKEAESNYSFEKAWQVFTEQLSEEEFVEVQMSKTSFKVLDFNDSRIFFEKKSGSQDHTLSISTLRAIFEERREYTSGLGVYYRPLVKYLKELSEPEQMSAIERQNFVLIIDEINRGNISKIFGELITLIEPSKRLGQSEAIEVTLPYSGDKFSVPDNLYIIGTMNTADRSLALMDTALRRRFDFVEMMPDYNVLHDEEGLPFKVESEGFKIDLVMLLQTLNKRISALYDREHQLGHAFLMPVVKAVAAGDDEKALHELKSCFQNKIIPLLAEYFFEDWQKIRLVLGDNQKPKAYQLINQLDVDYEVLFGDTEDVGDITDGVQDYKLIKADSELWTAPLTYIGIYSVGSLPKGEG; encoded by the coding sequence ATGGCAAGAGACTATTCAAAATATCAATTTAATGGACAAGAATTAGGTAAAAATAGGTTAGTTCTTGAGGTTGTAAAACAATACGTTGTCGATCAAAACCCTACTTATAAGGAGCTTTTGGATACATTTCCTGCTGACATACAAGGTTCGCGAGGGCTTTTTATTGAGAAGTCTAAGTATGACGCATTACCTGAAGAGGCAGATGACAAAAAGAATAATCGCTATTTTACAAAAGTTGACGAGGTTATTACTCTTGCAGATCGAGAAGTTTTAGTAACGACTCAATGGGGAGTTGATAACATTGCTCGATTTATAAAAAAAGCAAAGAGCCTTGATTTTGAAATTGGTGAGCCTGCCAATAGTTATGATGATGTGTACTGGTTTTTAGGCGCGTCATATGGTGGTGACGACGATCAAACGGAAAGATTTCTAAGAGATGGAATTTGGCAGAACGGAACCGATGGAAAGTACACCGACAAAGTTCGGGAAATTAATAAAGGCGATAAAATTGCCATTAAATCTGCCTATACACAAACTCACGGTTTGCCTTTCGATAACAAAGGTAAGATGTCATCTGTGATGGATATTAAAGCTATAGGTGTTGTCACAGAAAATTTGAATGATGGCAAGACCCTAAAAGTTGATTGGCAAACCGACTTTAAAAAACTTACTTGGTACATGTACACATATCAGCCTCGAATTTGGAAAGTTGTTCCTAATAACAAAGAAAGAAGAGCTTTGGTTGATTTTACATTTAACGGCGCGAAACAAGATTTCTCAATATTTGTAAATACTGATGAAGAATTTAATGATGTATCTATAACTTCGTCTTCTGACGATTCTTCATTAAACACTATTTTGTATGGGCCACCGGGAACCGGAAAAACTTATCATTCAATTCATGCTGCTGTAAAAGCGGCGGAGCCTGAAATGTTTAATGCTCTTGGTATTGATGAAAGCTTTGGTACAACACCTGAACAGCGATCCGAGTTAACTCGCCTTTACAAGGAACTTTATAATTCAGGGCGCATAAGGTTTGTTACTTTCCATCAAAGTTATGGCTATGAGGAGTTTGTAGAGGGGCTTAAAGCATCTTCTGATGATGGAAATATATCTTACGATGTGGAAGATGGCGTTTTTAAGAAGATTTCTGTTCAAGCTGAAAAATTTTTAAAACCTAAAGAAGCTGAGTCAAATTATAGCTTTGAAAAAGCATGGCAAGTATTTACTGAGCAGTTGTCAGAAGAAGAGTTTGTTGAAGTTCAAATGTCTAAAACATCCTTTAAGGTTTTAGACTTTAACGATAGTCGGATCTTTTTTGAGAAAAAAAGCGGAAGCCAAGATCACACTTTAAGCATTTCTACGTTGAGGGCTATCTTTGAGGAACGGCGTGAGTATACCTCAGGGTTAGGTGTTTACTATCGTCCATTAGTTAAGTACTTAAAAGAACTTAGCGAACCAGAGCAAATGTCTGCTATAGAACGCCAAAACTTTGTACTGATTATCGATGAAATCAATAGAGGCAATATTTCAAAGATTTTTGGTGAGCTAATTACATTGATTGAGCCATCAAAGCGTTTGGGTCAATCGGAAGCTATCGAAGTCACCTTACCATATTCCGGCGATAAATTTTCAGTGCCGGATAATCTTTACATTATTGGCACGATGAATACCGCTGATAGATCTTTGGCACTGATGGATACAGCCCTTCGCCGCCGTTTTGACTTTGTTGAGATGATGCCAGATTACAATGTTCTACATGACGAAGAAGGTTTGCCATTCAAAGTTGAAAGTGAGGGTTTTAAAATAGATTTAGTAATGCTATTGCAAACACTGAACAAACGAATATCTGCACTTTATGACAGGGAACATCAGCTAGGGCATGCGTTTTTAATGCCTGTTGTGAAAGCCGTTGCTGCTGGTGACGATGAGAAAGCGCTTCATGAATTGAAGAGCTGTTTTCAGAACAAGATAATTCCATTACTCGCTGAATACTTTTTTGAAGATTGGCAAAAGATTCGTTTAGTGCTTGGTGACAACCAAAAGCCAAAAGCTTATCAACTTATTAATCAGTTAGATGTCGATTACGAGGTGCTCTTTGGTGATACTGAGGATGTTGGTGACATCACCGATGGCGTTCAAGATTATAAGTTGATTAAAGCTGACTCTGAGCTTTGGACTGCTCCTTTGACCTATATAGGCATATATAGCGTTGGCAGTTTACCAAAGGGTGAAGGTTAA
- a CDS encoding McrC family protein, translating into MIKGLKRQKTTNITVFEYGLLSASSKAAEKDNVEAISEDAFEYLKKCCLCDESESRFLKLKIAHGMEVLQVQNYAGVVLCPDGTQIEILPKIAKANNQERAATEAQKSLLMMLKSLKQFRHIETEVASINKQKMPLMEIFIAQFLNAVNVLVKKGVRSDYVREQTNSVYLKGKLLHSQQLKHNFINRHKFYVEYDAYLMDRAENRLIHSALKSVASYTNVNKSKKLSQELLFAFDEVPRSSNYKNDFSSVKLQRGMQHYDVPLSWTRLILEGYSPQSMLGDNNAYSLLFPMEAVFENFVAKYLKQRVTNPQKLSSQVQSKSLVTYGDKSYFRLKPDLYLKDFIGMDTVLDTKWKLINQNKKSGKDKFGLSQDDFYQMLGYGYKYLNGEGDLVLIYPKTDSFDEPLEHSFNYDYENRLKLRVLPFDVSPYRGSNGNERIDLSLLGISNK; encoded by the coding sequence ATGATTAAGGGATTAAAGCGACAAAAAACGACAAACATTACCGTATTTGAGTATGGACTCTTAAGTGCTAGTTCTAAAGCGGCTGAAAAAGATAATGTTGAAGCAATATCGGAAGATGCTTTTGAATATCTTAAAAAGTGCTGTTTATGTGATGAGTCGGAATCACGTTTTTTAAAGCTGAAAATTGCGCATGGCATGGAAGTGCTGCAAGTGCAGAATTACGCTGGTGTAGTTCTTTGCCCTGATGGAACACAAATAGAAATACTCCCCAAAATCGCTAAAGCAAATAATCAAGAACGTGCAGCTACAGAAGCGCAAAAGTCCTTGTTAATGATGCTTAAATCATTAAAGCAGTTTCGCCACATTGAGACTGAGGTTGCGAGCATTAACAAGCAAAAAATGCCATTGATGGAAATTTTTATCGCGCAGTTTTTAAATGCGGTAAATGTTCTCGTTAAGAAGGGCGTAAGAAGTGATTATGTTCGAGAGCAAACTAATAGCGTTTATCTAAAAGGCAAGCTTCTACACAGCCAACAACTTAAACATAATTTTATTAATCGCCACAAGTTTTATGTTGAATACGATGCTTATTTGATGGATAGAGCGGAAAATCGACTTATTCATTCAGCACTAAAATCTGTCGCCTCATATACCAATGTGAATAAGAGTAAAAAACTATCTCAGGAGCTGCTGTTTGCTTTTGATGAGGTGCCTCGCAGTTCAAACTACAAGAACGACTTTTCTAGTGTAAAACTGCAACGAGGCATGCAGCACTACGATGTGCCTTTAAGTTGGACAAGGCTTATATTGGAGGGCTACTCACCTCAGTCAATGTTAGGTGATAACAATGCTTACTCGTTGTTGTTTCCAATGGAAGCTGTATTTGAAAACTTTGTCGCTAAATACCTAAAGCAACGAGTGACAAACCCTCAAAAGCTATCTTCTCAAGTACAAAGTAAATCACTGGTAACTTATGGTGATAAGAGCTATTTCCGACTCAAACCTGATTTATATCTTAAAGATTTCATAGGTATGGATACGGTATTAGATACCAAGTGGAAGTTAATCAATCAAAATAAAAAGTCTGGCAAAGATAAGTTTGGTTTATCTCAAGATGACTTCTATCAAATGCTGGGTTACGGCTACAAGTACCTTAACGGTGAAGGTGACCTCGTTTTGATTTACCCTAAAACAGATAGTTTCGATGAACCTCTTGAGCATAGCTTCAATTACGACTATGAAAATAGACTGAAATTAAGGGTACTACCTTTTGACGTTAGTCCTTACCGAGGAAGTAATGGCAATGAACGAATTGATTTAAGTTTATTAGGCATTAGCAATAAATAA
- a CDS encoding AAA family ATPase: protein MKIKSLSIQNFKGIKEKAVLPVAPITLFFGANSTGKSAVLHAFLYLYEVIAKGNYDPLVSSIAGEQLYFGGFKNLVHGKDLNQVVTLGVSLDFSQSDSDVWDDYLSDSERWLLETNLGFYPDSDAPEVSFELDLKWDNLKKRVFISRYECKSNGTCYFKIQSQEGKPDSQITHYQPLPHWQIDDAFQLESVFESGEWQDVSLSGQNSLPDIYKRLDLSGASVDWSSIYEEHPLIAKLFAEGALSQATLAPMKLLVKKLENMFHIGPLRVVPSRSLALSAKTNTNRWYDGKAGWDLFAYSGNSFQDIVNEKFNAPSYFNSGYKFTTESFGDSTNLDKRVVVQEVSSGVSLLPSSVGVGLSQVFPFVVATSLDKDLLIACEQPELHIHPKWQLALADMMLSAINQNPDRIFFIETHSEHILLRLLKRRRLTAEGELDERSFQCLKADVQIIFCEQENGKTKLIPIKTTDEGDFDAPWPNGFFEERREELF from the coding sequence ATGAAAATTAAATCGCTGAGTATTCAGAATTTTAAAGGAATAAAGGAAAAGGCTGTATTACCAGTAGCTCCTATTACCTTATTCTTTGGAGCAAATAGCACAGGGAAGAGTGCTGTGTTACACGCGTTTTTATATCTTTATGAAGTTATTGCAAAAGGAAATTACGACCCCTTGGTTAGTAGTATTGCAGGTGAACAGTTGTATTTTGGTGGATTTAAAAACCTTGTTCATGGAAAAGACCTTAATCAAGTAGTTACTCTTGGCGTATCGTTAGATTTTAGCCAAAGTGATAGTGATGTGTGGGATGACTATTTATCAGACTCTGAAAGGTGGCTGCTGGAAACAAATCTAGGTTTTTATCCTGACTCTGACGCGCCTGAAGTTAGCTTTGAACTTGACTTGAAATGGGACAACTTAAAAAAAAGAGTATTTATCAGTCGCTATGAATGCAAAAGTAATGGGACTTGTTATTTTAAAATTCAGTCTCAAGAAGGGAAGCCTGATAGCCAAATAACCCATTATCAACCCCTGCCGCACTGGCAAATTGATGATGCCTTTCAACTTGAGAGTGTTTTTGAATCAGGTGAATGGCAAGATGTTTCACTTAGTGGTCAGAACTCTTTGCCAGATATATATAAGCGACTTGATTTATCAGGAGCTTCTGTAGATTGGTCAAGCATATATGAAGAACACCCTTTAATTGCCAAGTTATTTGCAGAAGGAGCATTATCCCAAGCTACTTTAGCACCAATGAAACTGTTGGTTAAGAAGCTCGAAAATATGTTTCATATCGGGCCACTGCGTGTTGTGCCATCTCGTTCACTTGCCCTCTCGGCAAAAACCAATACAAACAGATGGTATGATGGCAAAGCAGGATGGGATCTCTTTGCATATAGCGGCAACAGTTTCCAAGATATCGTTAATGAAAAGTTTAATGCACCTTCTTATTTTAATTCAGGCTATAAATTTACAACTGAATCATTTGGTGACTCAACAAACTTAGACAAAAGAGTCGTAGTACAGGAGGTTTCTTCGGGTGTTTCGTTATTACCTTCGAGTGTTGGAGTTGGCTTATCTCAGGTATTTCCGTTTGTTGTAGCGACTAGTCTAGATAAGGACTTACTTATTGCATGCGAGCAACCGGAATTACATATCCATCCCAAGTGGCAGTTGGCGTTGGCTGATATGATGCTATCTGCTATTAATCAAAACCCGGACCGAATATTCTTTATTGAAACGCATAGTGAGCATATTCTGCTGCGTTTGCTCAAGAGAAGACGGCTTACTGCTGAAGGTGAACTTGATGAGCGAAGTTTTCAGTGTTTAAAAGCAGATGTTCAAATAATTTTTTGTGAACAAGAGAACGGCAAAACAAAGCTAATACCGATTAAAACAACCGATGAGGGAGACTTTGACGCGCCGTGGCCTAATGGCTTCTTTGAGGAAAGAAGGGAGGAACTTTTCTAA